A genomic region of Longimicrobiales bacterium contains the following coding sequences:
- a CDS encoding ATP-binding protein has protein sequence MIRIKWPVALATLFVMLLGWYLVYTEQIFRTVQENSELLSLIYTEVLEGLGSQDPLRETQALFELQRIVTQSGVPMVVMGPGDTVLSHVNLPFTVNDATPEGQDRIRAYVRMLDEVHDPVGDPTSPQHIHFGDSEEVGSLRRVPFLQAAGLLLTTVIGFLVFRYQRRAESEKAWTAIARELAHQLGTPLSSLAGWLEVLRLSPAERPGDLDDFEIASSIGEDLERLERISHRFELIGTEPELLSLSVRQVVEDLEGYLAARIPRIARKGVDLVVDIPSGLPRVKGNEVLLIWALENVVKNALDALAGRGGKITIYARDIGGDWVSLRIRDTGPGVDPEIRDKIFEPGVSSKSGGWGVGLALSRRIVEGVHKGKIELLETVEGTTFQIRLPAADA, from the coding sequence ATGATACGCATCAAGTGGCCCGTCGCACTCGCGACGCTGTTCGTGATGCTTCTGGGTTGGTATCTGGTTTATACCGAGCAGATTTTCCGCACGGTTCAGGAAAATTCAGAACTCCTGTCGCTGATCTACACCGAGGTGCTCGAGGGACTCGGCTCACAGGACCCACTCCGAGAGACTCAGGCTCTTTTCGAACTGCAGCGGATCGTGACGCAGTCCGGAGTGCCGATGGTCGTTATGGGTCCAGGCGATACCGTGCTCAGCCACGTGAATCTTCCGTTTACGGTGAACGACGCGACCCCGGAGGGGCAGGATCGGATACGTGCGTACGTGCGTATGCTCGACGAGGTCCACGATCCGGTCGGAGACCCTACCAGTCCCCAGCACATCCATTTCGGAGATTCAGAGGAAGTTGGGAGTCTCCGCCGGGTGCCATTTCTACAGGCCGCGGGCCTTCTGCTCACCACGGTCATCGGATTTCTCGTCTTCCGATATCAACGCCGTGCTGAGAGCGAGAAGGCCTGGACAGCGATAGCACGGGAGCTGGCGCACCAGTTGGGGACACCCCTGTCATCGCTTGCCGGTTGGCTGGAGGTTCTCCGATTGAGCCCGGCCGAAAGGCCGGGTGACCTGGACGACTTCGAAATCGCCTCGTCGATCGGCGAGGACCTCGAACGGCTCGAACGCATTAGTCATCGCTTTGAATTGATTGGCACGGAGCCTGAGCTGCTGAGCCTCTCGGTGCGCCAAGTCGTTGAAGACCTCGAGGGGTACCTCGCTGCGCGAATTCCGAGAATCGCGCGCAAGGGAGTAGACCTCGTCGTCGATATCCCTTCCGGGCTGCCGAGAGTGAAGGGCAACGAGGTATTGCTCATCTGGGCGCTCGAGAACGTCGTAAAGAACGCGCTCGATGCACTTGCGGGCCGTGGCGGAAAAATCACCATATACGCGCGCGATATCGGAGGCGACTGGGTGAGCCTTCGTATCCGTGATACCGGACCGGGCGTCGACCCCGAGATCCGGGATAAGATATTTGAGCCTGGCGTTTCCTCGAAATCTGGAGGGTGGGGGGTTGGACTCGCGCTTTCCCGTCGGATTGTCGAAGGCGTTCACAAAGGCAAAATCGAGCTCCTCGAGACGGTCGAGGGCACCACATTCCAGATTCGACTACCGGCGGCTGATGCCTGA
- the gatA gene encoding Asp-tRNA(Asn)/Glu-tRNA(Gln) amidotransferase subunit GatA: protein MESLTSALSRIRERESGPAGLNAFLAFAEPAGEKSAALTEKLAPLVSRFVAVKDNIVTRHMPTTCASAMLAEYQSPFDATVVRRLQEAGAEVVGKTNLDEFGMGSSTENSAWGPTLNPHDRTRVPGGSSGGSAAAVAAGYVSLALGSDTGGSVRQPAAFCGVTGIKPTYGRVSRYGLVAFASSLEQIGTFGRTVSDAATLLDVVSGYDPRDSTSVDREVHSAALSADSGVEGRTIGVPVEFFPDTLDPAVRAVLESALAGLEAAGASLREVSLPSTTLAIPCYYVIATAEASSNLARFDGVRFGQRMDAGDVGEMIRRSRTDGFGEEVRRRIMLGTYVLSSGYYDQYYGAAQRARRAVVQDFRSVFASGVDALFTPTTPAPAFDLGERMTDPLQMYKSDVFTVTANLAGVPAMSVPIGTVRGLPFGGQVIGPWWGETSMVAIGGVLEAQSGGRAE from the coding sequence TTGGAGTCACTGACCTCCGCACTTTCTCGTATCCGCGAGAGGGAGTCGGGCCCGGCTGGGCTCAACGCCTTTCTCGCGTTTGCGGAGCCTGCGGGCGAAAAGTCAGCGGCCTTGACGGAAAAGTTGGCACCGCTGGTGTCCCGGTTTGTGGCAGTGAAGGACAACATCGTCACGCGGCACATGCCCACGACATGTGCTTCTGCCATGCTCGCGGAGTATCAATCGCCCTTTGATGCGACGGTTGTCCGACGCCTTCAGGAGGCGGGCGCCGAGGTCGTAGGCAAGACGAATCTGGATGAATTTGGCATGGGCTCGTCCACCGAGAATTCCGCCTGGGGGCCGACGCTCAATCCACATGACCGGACAAGGGTGCCGGGCGGTAGTTCTGGGGGATCCGCTGCGGCCGTCGCCGCGGGTTATGTGTCTCTGGCGCTCGGTTCGGATACGGGGGGCTCCGTCCGGCAACCAGCCGCATTTTGTGGGGTCACGGGTATCAAGCCGACGTACGGGCGAGTCAGTCGATACGGACTCGTGGCGTTCGCCTCTTCGCTCGAGCAGATAGGGACCTTCGGTCGCACGGTTTCCGATGCGGCGACGCTGCTCGACGTGGTCTCCGGGTACGACCCAAGGGACAGCACTTCCGTGGACAGGGAGGTTCACAGCGCAGCTTTGTCCGCCGACTCGGGTGTCGAAGGAAGAACGATCGGAGTGCCGGTCGAGTTCTTCCCCGACACGCTCGATCCCGCGGTGCGCGCGGTTCTTGAATCGGCTCTCGCCGGACTCGAGGCTGCTGGCGCGTCACTGCGGGAGGTATCCCTCCCTTCGACGACCCTCGCCATCCCTTGTTACTACGTAATTGCGACCGCCGAGGCGTCGAGTAACCTGGCACGATTCGACGGAGTGCGATTCGGCCAGCGAATGGATGCCGGTGACGTTGGCGAGATGATTCGGCGAAGCCGGACCGATGGCTTTGGAGAGGAGGTGCGGCGTAGGATTATGCTGGGGACGTACGTGCTTTCATCTGGGTACTACGACCAATATTACGGCGCGGCTCAGCGCGCACGCAGAGCTGTAGTACAGGACTTCCGATCTGTTTTTGCATCGGGGGTGGACGCTCTGTTCACTCCGACGACCCCGGCACCTGCTTTTGACCTCGGCGAGAGGATGACTGACCCACTGCAGATGTATAAGTCCGACGTATTCACCGTCACTGCAAACCTTGCCGGTGTGCCGGCCATGTCTGTTCCCATTGGCACCGTACGCGGACTTCCGTTTGGCGGTCAGGTGATCGGGCCGTGGTGGGGCGAAACGTCGATGGTGGCGATCGGAGGTGTCCTCGAGGCGCAGTCAGGAGGACGGGCCGAGTGA
- a CDS encoding zinc dependent phospholipase C family protein — translation MALGLTTALAWLALVPEPVAAWGPATHVALGEAVLSSLYLIPPAIRAIIERYPVHFLYGSVAADISFAKKYVPEGRHCHNWHVGEEILAGAQSDRLKAAGYGYLAHLAADTIAHNFFVPRQLLFTSTTQALGHAYWEHRMDMHVGEEFLSLARHVVVDHDHGEVDELLDDVLSCTVFSFGTNKRLFRGMIRFQGHERWPQVFGQVLANSRFDLPNPVVDQYFELAFEHIVGYMRDRATSPAGQMDPVGDLNLKLAKKVRRRAMSDHTANHTEVLAQMADGFFAMPTAPLRYWPQIENAEFASGISSKTTAGRTIIPCPSEPAQISPNR, via the coding sequence ATGGCACTCGGGCTTACAACCGCGCTCGCTTGGCTCGCGCTGGTGCCGGAGCCAGTGGCGGCATGGGGGCCCGCAACACACGTCGCACTCGGAGAGGCGGTTCTCAGCTCACTCTACCTGATCCCACCCGCGATCCGGGCGATCATTGAGCGGTACCCCGTGCACTTCCTCTATGGCTCGGTTGCAGCAGACATTTCCTTCGCGAAAAAGTACGTCCCGGAGGGTCGTCATTGCCACAACTGGCACGTGGGCGAAGAGATTCTCGCTGGCGCACAATCCGATCGCTTGAAGGCAGCTGGCTACGGATATCTGGCCCATTTAGCGGCCGACACAATCGCCCACAACTTCTTCGTACCACGGCAGCTCCTTTTTACGAGTACTACCCAAGCTCTGGGCCACGCGTACTGGGAGCACCGAATGGACATGCATGTCGGTGAGGAGTTCCTCTCCCTTGCTCGGCATGTAGTCGTGGATCATGACCACGGAGAGGTCGACGAGCTCCTTGATGACGTTCTAAGTTGCACTGTCTTCAGCTTCGGCACGAACAAACGACTGTTTCGCGGGATGATCCGATTCCAGGGTCACGAGCGGTGGCCGCAGGTCTTTGGGCAGGTCCTCGCCAACTCTCGTTTTGACCTGCCCAACCCGGTTGTGGATCAGTACTTCGAGCTCGCATTCGAACACATCGTAGGATACATGCGCGACCGGGCGACCTCCCCCGCCGGCCAGATGGACCCGGTTGGAGATCTGAATCTCAAGCTGGCAAAGAAGGTTCGCCGTCGCGCGATGTCCGACCACACGGCCAACCACACGGAGGTGCTGGCCCAAATGGCTGACGGATTCTTTGCGATGCCCACTGCACCGCTCCGGTACTGGCCTCAGATCGAAAACGCCGAGTTCGCCTCGGGGATCAGCTCCAAAACCACAGCCGGGCGGACGATCATTCCCTGTCCCTCGGAACCGGCCCAGATCAGTCCGAACCGTTGA
- a CDS encoding aspartyl/glutamyl-tRNA amidotransferase subunit C gives MSVDRSEVERIAGLAHLKLSQAEADQMSQEMTRILEHAEALRAHTWADGTGPSSDDAGPPSAVFHFTEPVRSSECDIDPSRTDEAGNTSSAALMAEGFFVVPRPPGMTDPDRSE, from the coding sequence ATGAGCGTCGATCGGTCGGAGGTGGAACGCATCGCGGGCCTCGCGCACCTCAAGCTCAGTCAAGCTGAGGCCGACCAGATGTCTCAGGAAATGACGAGAATCCTCGAGCACGCTGAGGCGCTTCGGGCGCACACTTGGGCCGATGGCACTGGCCCGTCGTCAGATGACGCTGGGCCGCCATCGGCAGTATTCCACTTCACGGAACCGGTGCGCTCGTCTGAATGTGACATTGACCCGAGCCGGACAGATGAGGCAGGAAACACGAGCAGTGCAGCGCTGATGGCGGAGGGGTTCTTCGTCGTGCCACGGCCACCCGGAATGACGGATCCTGATCGGTCCGAATGA
- a CDS encoding response regulator: MGELGTEDVDLVIRDLMMPDTNGLEILSKIREDPRRADTPVIILTEKGQDADREAALASGANDFLTKSFSPKKLIARTEEILGRD; the protein is encoded by the coding sequence TTGGGCGAACTGGGAACCGAAGACGTCGATCTGGTGATTCGCGACCTCATGATGCCAGACACCAATGGACTCGAGATTCTCTCCAAAATTCGTGAGGACCCCCGGCGAGCCGATACTCCGGTCATCATTCTGACTGAGAAGGGACAGGATGCGGACCGGGAAGCTGCGCTGGCCAGTGGCGCCAACGACTTCCTTACCAAGTCCTTCAGCCCCAAGAAACTCATTGCCCGAACCGAAGAGATCCTCGGCCGCGATTAG
- the serS gene encoding serine--tRNA ligase, translated as MLDIRRLRAEPDEVKAALAKRDPSLIAAIDRILSLDEERREGLGVANDLKAERNAASKKVGELKRTGGDAAELIARTRELGDRIAELDESVRTVDAEIRESLLATPNTPLERVPAGGEENNQILSTWGEPASFTFEPKAHWDLGEDLGILDMPRGAKITGSAFPVLKGPGAKLQRGLINYFLDVHTTEHGYDEVRVPYLVNRDSMIGTGQLPKFHDEAYHTERDELYLIPTAEVPVTNLHRDELLSIEEMPILYTAYSPCFRREAGAAGKDTRGLLRVHQFDKVELVRYEVPERSLEALEELTRQAEVLLERLGLHYRRLLLAAGDVGQSGGMTYDLEVWAPGVGSWLEVSSCTTFTDYQARRANLRFRRSQSEKPEFLHTLNGSALALPRVVAALLETYQEADGSVSLPEVLHPYVGSARLTATR; from the coding sequence ATGCTGGACATCCGAAGGCTTCGAGCCGAACCCGATGAGGTGAAGGCCGCCCTCGCAAAACGTGACCCGAGCTTGATCGCCGCGATCGACCGGATATTGTCTCTAGACGAGGAGCGGCGCGAAGGGCTTGGCGTCGCCAACGACCTGAAGGCTGAGAGAAATGCAGCCTCGAAAAAGGTCGGAGAGCTGAAGCGGACTGGAGGGGACGCCGCCGAACTCATCGCGCGCACGAGAGAGCTCGGCGATAGGATCGCCGAGCTCGATGAAAGCGTGCGTACGGTGGATGCAGAGATTCGCGAGTCGCTCCTCGCGACCCCCAACACGCCGCTTGAACGGGTCCCGGCGGGTGGAGAGGAAAACAATCAAATCCTGTCTACCTGGGGCGAGCCAGCCTCGTTCACTTTCGAGCCTAAGGCCCACTGGGACCTGGGTGAGGACCTCGGCATTCTCGACATGCCGCGTGGGGCGAAGATCACGGGTTCAGCGTTCCCGGTATTGAAAGGCCCGGGTGCGAAGTTGCAGCGAGGACTCATCAACTATTTTCTCGATGTGCACACCACCGAACATGGATACGACGAGGTGCGTGTTCCGTACTTGGTAAACCGGGACTCGATGATAGGCACAGGTCAATTGCCCAAGTTCCATGATGAGGCATACCACACCGAACGGGACGAATTGTACCTGATCCCTACGGCCGAGGTGCCTGTCACGAATCTACACCGCGACGAGCTGCTCTCGATCGAGGAAATGCCGATCCTCTACACGGCCTATTCCCCGTGTTTCCGCCGAGAGGCCGGCGCTGCGGGGAAGGACACCCGGGGCCTGCTCCGTGTCCATCAGTTCGATAAGGTCGAACTGGTTCGCTACGAAGTACCTGAGCGAAGCCTCGAAGCATTGGAAGAGCTGACTCGTCAAGCCGAGGTGCTCCTCGAGAGACTGGGCCTCCACTATCGCCGCCTGCTGCTCGCGGCGGGCGATGTTGGTCAAAGTGGGGGAATGACCTACGACCTGGAGGTGTGGGCTCCGGGTGTTGGCTCGTGGCTCGAGGTTTCCAGCTGCACGACATTTACCGATTATCAGGCGCGCCGCGCGAATCTTCGCTTCCGGCGGTCGCAGAGCGAGAAGCCGGAATTCTTACACACGCTGAATGGGTCGGCACTCGCGCTGCCGAGGGTCGTCGCGGCGCTCCTCGAGACGTATCAGGAAGCCGACGGCTCCGTCTCGCTTCCCGAGGTGTTGCACCCATACGTTGGGAGCGCTCGGCTTACTGCGACGCGCTGA
- the murA gene encoding UDP-N-acetylglucosamine 1-carboxyvinyltransferase, with amino-acid sequence MGTFLVEGGRRLSGRIRPAGNKNAALPCLAATVLASEPVTLDNVPRIRDVETFLQIIESLGAVVSWTGANQVTVDASGIRDNPVDVDLARKIRASVLLAGPLLARFGHVELPPPGGDVIGRRRMDTHFLAFEALGATVSLNGGFSIQVEKLVGTDFFLDEPSVTGSENAVMAAVLAEGVSTIRNAAAEPHVQDLCNLLNLMGARISGIGTHRLTIEGVSELNGAHFRVGADHIETGSFIGLAAVTGSDITIEGAPVEHLDSTLIGFRRLGIDCEIDGEDLHVYGSREHRVQQDAFGAVPKIDDGPWPAFPADLTSIALVAATQCQGTVLIHEKMFESRMYFTDKLVGLGASIILCDPHRAVVVGPSPLKGGVVESPDIRAGMALLIAALGAEGSSTIHNIRQIERGYERIDERLIGIGASITRSEDQHTDPS; translated from the coding sequence ATGGGGACCTTTCTAGTCGAGGGAGGGCGACGGCTTTCTGGCCGCATTCGCCCCGCAGGGAACAAGAACGCGGCGCTTCCATGCCTTGCAGCCACCGTGCTCGCAAGCGAGCCCGTCACGTTGGACAACGTCCCACGGATCCGCGATGTGGAGACGTTTCTTCAGATCATCGAGTCACTCGGGGCCGTCGTCAGCTGGACCGGTGCGAATCAAGTGACCGTCGACGCGTCAGGCATCCGCGATAATCCGGTGGACGTCGACCTCGCTCGCAAGATCCGGGCATCAGTGTTGCTGGCCGGCCCGTTACTCGCGCGTTTCGGGCATGTCGAGCTGCCCCCGCCCGGCGGGGATGTGATTGGTCGGAGGCGTATGGACACACACTTCCTGGCCTTTGAAGCGCTAGGAGCGACAGTGTCCCTGAACGGAGGCTTCTCCATTCAGGTGGAAAAACTTGTGGGAACGGATTTCTTTCTTGATGAGCCGTCTGTTACCGGATCTGAAAACGCCGTCATGGCGGCGGTGCTCGCCGAGGGCGTCTCCACGATTCGGAATGCCGCAGCGGAGCCTCATGTTCAGGACCTGTGTAATCTACTGAACCTCATGGGCGCTCGAATTTCCGGAATCGGAACGCATCGTCTGACCATTGAAGGGGTGAGTGAGCTCAACGGAGCCCATTTCCGTGTTGGAGCGGATCATATTGAGACCGGGTCGTTCATAGGCCTCGCTGCGGTAACGGGTAGTGATATCACGATTGAAGGGGCGCCGGTCGAGCATCTGGACTCGACCTTGATAGGTTTCCGCCGACTGGGAATCGACTGCGAGATCGACGGAGAAGACTTACATGTCTATGGATCGCGCGAGCATCGTGTACAGCAGGATGCGTTCGGTGCGGTCCCAAAGATCGACGACGGGCCGTGGCCGGCTTTCCCGGCTGACCTGACGTCGATCGCGCTCGTGGCGGCGACCCAATGCCAGGGTACGGTGCTGATTCACGAGAAGATGTTCGAATCTCGCATGTACTTTACTGACAAGCTCGTAGGTCTCGGCGCTTCAATTATTTTGTGCGATCCGCACAGGGCTGTGGTCGTCGGCCCCAGTCCCCTGAAGGGCGGGGTTGTCGAAAGCCCTGATATTCGGGCCGGGATGGCTTTGCTTATCGCGGCGCTTGGTGCCGAGGGCTCCAGTACGATCCACAACATTCGGCAGATCGAACGTGGCTATGAGCGCATTGATGAGCGGCTCATCGGGATCGGGGCATCGATCACCCGGAGCGAGGACCAGCACACTGACCCCTCCTGA
- a CDS encoding UvrD-helicase domain-containing protein, protein MPDTSLAPHLTGLNPEQLEAAAHFEGPILVLAGAGSGKTRVLTARVCNLIHHHGVPANRVLAVTFTNKAAGEMRSRITRLLDVEPSGMWVGTFHAIGARLLRRHADRLGWDRTFSIFDADQALRLVKSVQESVGLDPKRWNPKGIRAEISSAKNQLIDAETFARDNEGSFDLFVRNVAKVFPEYQKALKQQNAMDFDDLLMKPVQLLEANPELLESYQERFAFVLVDEYQDTNRAQFRFVELVAGEHANLMVVGDDDQSIYGWRGADIRNILDFEDSFPKARTVRLERNYRSTRRILDAANHVIAENVNRKGKTLRTEREGGDAITVLESFDENDEARWIVEEIETRMRETPGMPYSSSAVLYRTNAQARALEDGFRREGVPYQVVGSVRFYERREIQDVLAYLRLISNPRNAIAFARVVNYPRRGVGLTTQEHLKKWAADQRISLLDAALRAHEIPGIRVAGASGLARFATLIQRFSVRATQARVGDLLEELVEELDLVRHLIEEGPEGEDRSRNVTELIAGAVDFDASLVQSVAEEDVDTFTELDLFLQQVALVADVDRLDPNADTVTLMTLHNAKGLEFPLVFIAGVEEGLFPLGRSYDDPASLEEERRLFYVGITRAEDKLSISWARQRRRAGDFTQNTLSSFVDAIPDELIEGRKSKRLSLVHQSTPHQRRPRAYESSSSWESDEPDIEAGMNQDTPRFVKGERVVHPTFGSGSVLEISGFGRDLKVTVEFDEEGRKKLLLRYASLETDWP, encoded by the coding sequence ATGCCTGACACTTCCTTGGCGCCACACCTCACAGGGCTCAATCCTGAGCAACTTGAGGCGGCCGCTCATTTTGAAGGCCCCATTCTCGTACTCGCCGGAGCTGGCTCCGGAAAAACCCGCGTGCTAACTGCCCGTGTGTGCAACCTGATCCACCACCATGGCGTGCCTGCGAATCGTGTCCTTGCAGTCACGTTTACGAACAAGGCAGCCGGCGAAATGCGTTCGCGTATTACCCGACTGCTCGACGTCGAACCGAGCGGCATGTGGGTGGGCACCTTCCACGCGATCGGTGCGCGGCTCCTGCGCAGGCATGCGGACCGTCTGGGTTGGGATCGCACGTTCAGCATCTTCGACGCGGATCAGGCCCTCCGACTCGTGAAGTCTGTTCAGGAGTCGGTCGGTCTTGATCCGAAGCGGTGGAACCCGAAGGGGATCCGCGCCGAGATCAGCAGCGCGAAGAACCAGTTGATTGATGCAGAGACCTTCGCGAGAGACAACGAAGGGTCGTTCGATCTCTTCGTGCGAAACGTCGCCAAGGTGTTTCCAGAGTATCAGAAGGCCTTGAAGCAACAGAATGCCATGGACTTTGACGACCTGCTCATGAAGCCAGTCCAGCTTCTCGAGGCCAATCCCGAACTCCTGGAGAGCTATCAGGAGCGCTTCGCGTTTGTGCTCGTCGACGAGTACCAGGACACGAATCGTGCCCAGTTTCGCTTCGTTGAACTCGTTGCAGGGGAACACGCAAACCTGATGGTCGTGGGGGATGACGACCAGTCGATTTATGGATGGCGCGGCGCGGATATCCGGAACATTCTCGACTTCGAGGATTCGTTTCCAAAAGCGCGCACCGTCCGGTTGGAGCGCAACTATCGCTCTACGCGACGTATCCTCGACGCAGCCAATCATGTGATTGCGGAGAACGTGAATCGGAAAGGAAAGACACTCCGGACGGAGCGTGAAGGTGGGGATGCGATCACGGTGCTCGAGTCGTTTGACGAAAACGACGAGGCTCGCTGGATCGTCGAGGAGATTGAGACGCGCATGCGCGAAACGCCGGGGATGCCCTACTCGTCCTCGGCCGTTTTGTACCGAACGAATGCGCAGGCTCGTGCTCTGGAAGATGGCTTTCGTCGCGAAGGGGTCCCGTATCAGGTGGTTGGTAGCGTTCGGTTCTATGAGCGTCGCGAGATCCAGGACGTCTTGGCCTACCTCCGTCTGATCTCCAATCCGAGGAATGCGATCGCCTTCGCCCGAGTGGTGAACTATCCGCGGCGCGGGGTGGGCCTCACCACCCAGGAGCACCTAAAGAAGTGGGCTGCGGATCAGAGGATTTCTCTGCTTGACGCTGCCCTTCGCGCGCACGAGATCCCCGGAATTCGGGTCGCTGGTGCGAGTGGCTTGGCACGCTTTGCGACCTTGATCCAGCGGTTCAGCGTCCGCGCTACACAGGCTCGGGTTGGCGATCTACTCGAAGAGCTCGTCGAAGAGCTCGACCTCGTCCGGCATCTGATTGAGGAGGGGCCAGAGGGAGAAGACCGGTCCCGAAACGTGACTGAGCTGATCGCCGGGGCGGTCGACTTCGATGCGTCACTCGTGCAAAGTGTTGCCGAAGAGGATGTCGACACATTTACCGAGTTGGACCTCTTCCTTCAGCAGGTCGCTCTGGTCGCGGATGTCGATCGGCTCGATCCCAATGCCGACACCGTGACGCTGATGACGCTCCACAATGCGAAAGGACTCGAGTTCCCGCTGGTCTTTATCGCGGGGGTAGAGGAGGGACTGTTTCCTCTGGGTCGGTCGTACGACGACCCAGCCTCGCTGGAGGAAGAGCGCCGACTCTTCTATGTCGGGATCACCCGCGCCGAGGACAAGCTCTCAATTTCTTGGGCAAGGCAGCGAAGAAGAGCTGGAGATTTCACACAAAACACCCTTTCCTCGTTTGTGGATGCGATACCTGACGAACTGATTGAGGGGCGGAAATCGAAGAGGCTGAGTCTGGTCCATCAGTCCACACCGCATCAAAGACGGCCGAGGGCGTATGAGTCTTCATCGTCGTGGGAGAGCGACGAACCTGATATCGAGGCGGGAATGAATCAGGACACGCCGCGTTTCGTGAAAGGCGAACGGGTGGTTCATCCCACGTTTGGATCAGGTTCCGTTCTTGAAATCTCTGGATTCGGTCGGGACCTCAAGGTCACCGTCGAATTCGATGAGGAAGGAAGAAAGAAGCTTTTGCTCCGCTACGCATCCCTGGAGACGGACTGGCCATGA
- the gatB gene encoding Asp-tRNA(Asn)/Glu-tRNA(Gln) amidotransferase subunit GatB — MIRRWETVIGVEVHVQLRTRHKLFCRDVARFGDAPNTNVCPVCMGLPGALPVLNTEAVTLALQAAVALACDVHAYSVWERKSYFYPDLPKGYQITQFEQPIATGGVLRFDSEGEHREVRIRRVHMEEDSGKLIHDRIPGATAVDLNRAGTPLVEVVTEPDLRTPAEVRAFLSTLKQVLEYSEVSDCNMEEGSLRADANISLREVGASALGTKTEIKNVNSFSGVEKALHLEIERQTEVLESGGQVRSESLLWNDHEETLRSMRSKGDSEDYRYFPDPDLTPLVLAPSLLTWANIAVPELPRDRRARFEGSYRLTAYESGVLTQTREGADFFEDVVGQTGDAGTIAKWIMGPVQALMKARSETPRSFALRPEALGQLIGLVADGTISDVVARGLLETMAASGRSAVDVVEASGLQQIRDDSVVTGWVEGVMTSFPIEVQRFRKGEVRLLGFLVGQVMKSSQGKADPRQVNEVLQFRLNGSD, encoded by the coding sequence GTGATCCGTCGGTGGGAGACTGTCATCGGAGTCGAGGTCCACGTTCAGCTTCGGACCAGGCATAAGCTTTTCTGCCGTGATGTCGCCCGGTTCGGCGACGCTCCAAACACCAACGTGTGCCCAGTCTGTATGGGCTTGCCGGGCGCACTTCCTGTCCTGAACACCGAGGCAGTAACGCTCGCGCTTCAGGCGGCGGTCGCCCTCGCGTGCGATGTGCACGCGTACAGTGTCTGGGAACGAAAGAGCTACTTCTATCCTGACTTGCCGAAGGGCTACCAGATCACCCAGTTCGAGCAACCAATCGCGACTGGCGGCGTGCTCCGGTTCGACTCCGAAGGGGAGCATCGGGAAGTCAGGATTCGTCGTGTTCATATGGAAGAAGACTCCGGAAAATTGATTCATGACCGTATTCCTGGAGCCACCGCCGTCGATCTTAATCGGGCCGGTACCCCCCTGGTGGAGGTCGTCACTGAGCCCGACCTGCGCACCCCGGCAGAGGTTCGGGCCTTCCTGTCGACCCTCAAGCAGGTGCTCGAATACTCAGAAGTGAGTGACTGTAACATGGAGGAGGGCAGCCTGAGAGCAGATGCCAACATCTCTCTCCGCGAGGTCGGCGCATCCGCCCTCGGCACGAAGACCGAGATCAAGAATGTGAATTCCTTTTCAGGAGTGGAAAAGGCGCTTCATCTAGAGATCGAGCGCCAGACAGAAGTGCTCGAATCAGGGGGACAGGTGCGATCGGAGAGTCTGCTGTGGAACGACCATGAGGAAACACTTCGGTCAATGCGGTCGAAGGGAGACAGCGAAGACTACCGGTACTTTCCTGACCCGGACCTAACACCGCTCGTTCTCGCACCCTCTTTGCTGACCTGGGCAAACATTGCTGTGCCGGAGCTCCCTCGTGACCGTCGCGCCCGATTCGAAGGCTCGTATCGGCTCACTGCGTATGAGTCGGGTGTGCTTACGCAGACACGCGAGGGGGCTGATTTCTTCGAGGACGTGGTTGGGCAGACGGGCGATGCCGGCACCATTGCAAAGTGGATTATGGGTCCGGTGCAGGCATTGATGAAGGCTCGTTCCGAGACACCCAGGTCATTCGCCCTCCGGCCTGAGGCCTTGGGGCAACTGATCGGTCTTGTGGCGGACGGCACGATTTCGGATGTGGTGGCCAGGGGTCTGCTCGAGACTATGGCCGCGTCGGGCCGGTCGGCTGTGGATGTGGTCGAAGCGTCGGGACTTCAACAGATAAGAGACGATTCGGTCGTAACTGGGTGGGTCGAGGGAGTGATGACCTCGTTCCCGATCGAAGTGCAGCGCTTTCGAAAAGGGGAAGTGCGCCTCCTGGGATTCCTAGTTGGCCAAGTGATGAAGTCGTCGCAAGGCAAGGCCGATCCTCGACAGGTGAATGAGGTGTTACAGTTCCGGCTCAACGGTTCGGACTGA